The following is a genomic window from Hyperolius riggenbachi isolate aHypRig1 chromosome 4, aHypRig1.pri, whole genome shotgun sequence.
ttttaatagggaatcgatcggaaaatgctcggaaatcaatcggaaagcaaatcgaacatgttggatatataatcgatctgacagtaaatcgaccagaaaacctcagtgtgtacccagtataAGTGCTTTTTGCATCAATGATTTGAAGTGGTTGACATCATGCTTCTTGCCTGTTCTTGCTTTCAGATAATAGTCTTAATAGTTGCTCTGTCACAGTCCTTCATATATGTCTGGGCAGCAATGTTTAGTTTACAAAATACTGTtccaattattttaattattttttttgaatgcaggtaccatTTTAAGAAGCTATGATGTAAaggatttttcccctggtttgatTTACTGGCTCAATACtttgcttttttgtttgtttgtttgtttgttttcctcaCTTCTGTTCTCACTGAGAAAAATCTCCCCTGTTACACTTGCAGGTTAAACCTGCATTCTGTTTCCCTATTTTACCACAAGGGGacacaaaagcaatgaaagtctatggagaccttCACATTTATTGTGGTCCAATGCGGTGCACCAGTAGTATCATAGGCCGATGGAAGGGCAGCTGCACGTTGCCACAAGCACTACGCTTAACGTACGGTGCTGGTCATAATGAGTCTGTGGTGATGCAGTAAGTGTAAATGCCTGAGAGTCGTACATGAGCGGGCTGATGGGAATCctggtgacatacttcctgtccagcaggcagtAAGTCACTGAATGGGGGGCAGCattatgcatatgatcctgtcagCACACTTTGCCACAGGGTCCTatgattggcttttttttttttgagttgtgGTTGAATGCGGCAGGAGCATCGTAACGCAAATTAtcaagtgtaaaaccagcctcaatCAGAGCTTGGAGAACGAAGACATGACAGAGGTTCCCGTTTTGTATCTAAGCAAgagaaagttgtttttttttttttttttttttttttttatgctgggcatacatggttcatTTATGCGCCGTATCGAGCTAGCGGCTTGATGCCAGAGGGTCACCGCTCGTGCGcgcggattgattcccgctcgtccctgcagGCGCTTTTTATCAGCGCttccttttttttctattgtccgcccgcagggatcGACCGCGGTATTGATCCGCCACGgggatcggacaggttggatcttatcaatcaagccgctgatgcccAGTAAGATATAGAAAGTCCCAGAGCAAATTGGGTGCTATTTCATATAAGTAATATACACATTTTTGTCTGcttttcactcatctcttcaggtGACCTGATTAGAAGCATTGTAATGTTGCAAAGATTTGGAaattactgcatttttttttttctaaagtaaggtttgtttgttttcttttatctTAGGATATCCTCCGATTCAAGATGGAAAATGAGAGCAAATAGAAAGTTCCTGCATAGAAGAGGTCAGTTTCTGGACTGGTCTAGATCATGGTCACTATGTGGAAAGTTTAGTGTTCTTATTAAAAGGCAAAATGTTTTTTTGCCCAGAAAGTTATCAAAAAGGCGCTTGAATACAGTTGGCCAAGGCCGGCGCATTGGAAGCACTTCCGTGAAAAAGATTAAAAAGCAACTCTTGAAGACAAATTCTCTGAAAAATAGAAATAGCAGAAAGTTAAAAACCAGAAAGAAAACTGCAGGACCGCCCCCAACACAATCTGCAAAAAAGGTCTTTAGAAGAAATCTTAAACGCAATAGAAAATCTTTTAAGTGTGCATCTGATGCAGAAACTCGCACCGGCAAAGTTCTGAGAACCAAAAAGGAAGCTAGCTTAAAGTATGATTTAAGAAGTAGATTTATTTATAACAAGAGTGCTGCCTCATCAACAAAGAAGGGCTTTAGGAGATTCAAGCAGAAGGAATGTCACCATTCTCTTGCTAAGAAACGCTGCAAAAGACTAGCATTGAGGAAAAAATCGTTTGGAATTTTTTGGTTGCGGAaatgctgtaatttgcttatgatGCCTAGAAAACCCTCTCCGTTTACAGGCCGTAATAGATTACACTCTCGCAAGCTTGGTGCAAGAAAAAGCCTTAAAATACTGGACTTGTGGCTGTGGCTTTACAAACGATTTTGGAAGTGCCGAAACAATATCAAAAACAAATTTGAAACAGTATTTTCGTATTTCAAACTTAATATCAGACTACCCATCAAGACGGTAAGCAGGTCCTACGATATGAACAATAACACATCGGGAATCTTATGTGAAATACAACCATGCACAGCAAACGCCTGTCTACGAGAGGAGACAGTTAAACTGCAGAGAGTAGAGACTCCGTTTTCAAATGTGACTTTACACAGAACAATACTAAAAGACAGCCAGCAGCCACTACTTTGCATGGGTGCTCAGTGGAGTGCTGGGGACCCTCTACATAAAAAAATAAGTGACGTTCCTGTGATTAATAGTTACCCGGATGATATGTGTATGCTTTTAACCGAAAAAGAGGTGTCTATATCTTCCCAGGAGGATGGCGATGTACAGGGAGATCAGGATATTAATATGATGCTTCTAGCACCTGATAAAATAAAGCCATGTACAAGtgaaaatgctgactttcaggacAGTACAGAAGGGATGGAAAATGGTGAGGATTCCTGCCACATGGAACTGGATGAAAACAGCAATTCGGATGTATTTAATACAAAACTACTAGACCATCCTTACTGTAAAAGTCCTTTACAAGATGCGTCACTTGAAGATGGGTTAGACATTTCAGCAAAACAGGGCTTAAAGAATGGCCAGAAAATAATCAGCAATGTCACCGATGAGCAACTGGCATCCTGTATATGCGGTATATTTAATAGTTTTAAACAAGCTCAACATGTACTTGTTTTTGAAGTTTCAGTGTAATTCTCTCTATTCATGGTGCTGTCttgtattttaaaattagtaCTGGCCAAAAAAATAAGCTCACCTTTTCATGTAGCAATCGGCAGCAGAAGTGATGACTCGTGTCACTGGTGGCGTCTTGGTCGTCTGTCATCATAGATTTTATATATTTGCTTAGGAGTGAATAGGTAAACTCCTTCACTATTTTGGCCAAATTTTATCTGCTGAGACAAGGCAATAGGCCCTGCACTGTAGGCTAGTCTACAATTGGTAGATTGGCTGTTGGATGGTCTGCCAACTGAAGGCTAAAATATTGTGATATTATGGTGTGTACAGGCTTAACGCAAATCTGAACTGAAAGTGAATGTATGAggtcatgaattgtatgtgtagtactaatggtaaatagaatattagtaaccTAGAGCAGATTCtcttatttttgttttcagttcaggATCTGTAGTTTTAAGACTTAATTCTAAGCAGGAGCCATGCCAATTGGGTGTAAAATCTGCTTCAtattcagctgcaaaacaaagTAATGACCCTCTTATCTTCTCAGCACTAAAGCCTTATCAGCCTTGTGTCCTCCACCTAAatgttttcttctatttttttaggACATTGGGTTAAATTTGACTTTGATTGACTCAttgatcttaaaggacaactgtagtgagaagaatatggaggctgccatatttattttctttaaacgtccctggcggtaaccccgagctacccTTGGggtagccgccacagaggatttctctgccccgggagggatttttttaaatgaaaattgTTGTAGCCTttttagctagcacttcgctagctaccattgtcccccaagtccctccgttCTTTTTTTGATTGCCGCCGTTGtacgtacacccccccccccccctgatcccgcgatggcgcagcctctccaatcagctccaggcttcgctatagaGGGAGGATCGGGATTACGCATGACGTCAGACGTCCTGTCCGATCGTCGTCATAGCGATGactgaagctcattggggagTCTGCGGCTGTCGCGGGATAGCAGCTAGGTAAcgtatagcggcggcgatcgggggggggtcagaagggtgcggggggacttgggggacgatggtagctagcctagtgctagctacaaaggctacaaaatctttaattcaaaaaatccctcccgcggacgcagcctcagaaactatATCTAGCTATCATGCTGATCcctctctctaatacttttaaccataggccttgaacaagcatgcagcagatcagatgtttccgacattgtcagatctgacaagattagctgcatgcttgtttctggtgtgttccagacactactgcagccaaataaaccagcaggattgccaggtattttttaaaaggaaatatggcagcctccatattgttctCTCTACAGTCCTTTAAATTTCACTAGACAGGTTTTGTTCTGTGATCAGCAGAAATTTGATATTGCAAAATCAGAACTTTGCACAGGACTAATCCGATTCAAAAGCTAATGAGTGGTACCTCACATCTTCTAAGGCCTGAACCCTTGAGCAgttagggagcgctttcaatcactagcgatttccctaaacgttctgacaatgtaaatggatgggaccgaTTCCAGTAGCGCGATTGCGATTAAGGcagtcgcaggacatgcagcattttggagcgTTTCCTTCTAAGGAATTGTTTAGGGAGCAGGAAAAATgttcccaaaatcgcttgcaaaatgctTTCACGAATCactagcgattgtgatagcgcttTGCGCTTTTTAGTGGGTTCCATGGTCTGTCTGATTTTACTCCATCCAGCTCATGAGAATTCCTGTTGCGCATAAACCGATTTtagatgactttttttttctaatctcttgaagagatggtcagtgagatgctagtcATTTTAGCTATCATGCAAATTTAGATTCTAAAAGCATGCAGCTTGGGGGTAGTGGGCCATTGAAAGGACTTTCTGTGATTGGCCCAACTCCAATCTACATACAGTTTACGTGTGAGCCAGAATTACCGTATTAGCATCTCACCGACAAACTCTCTAGTATAGAAATTTGTGGTTGCACTTAGCTTGGCTGAGCTGATGAGCATTTATCTCCTGCCAGTATTCTGTCTGCTAAAATAAGTTGTCAAGGCATAAGTCTAGCTTGCATGGCTTTACTCCCTCAAGTGCTAGCTGCTGGCCTTCCATCTAGACTAGCTCTGCTGTATGTGGCCGGATTCCTcttgggctaattggaccatgccttgtaagggtctgTTCGCCttccaacagggatatgtgagggagcaggatggtgttgtactttttctggttgaactcgatggacgtatatttttttttcactcccccccccccccccccccccaacccaaataactatgtaactttgtgTTAGTGCTGAATAAAAAGGCATGGATTACTACTTTGTAGTGCCTGGTAGCACATTGCAATATTTTTAGCTATGTTTTTGCTAGCACCTATTCACTTTGAAATACCATAGATTGAGTTGGCAAATTTTGTAAATATTATTGTCCCTTTCTAGGCACTTATGTGTTCATAGACCTGTATAGACACTCAGTTGCAGAGCTTGTTTGTCTGTAAGAGCCTTGATAGTTGATGTCAAATACTTTAAGCACCGGTTAAAGAGCCCAGACCCTGGATACTTATTTTGTCCCTAACCCATGGTGTCCGCATCTGGTGCCATTCTAAGTTGGTCTGCAGGCCTCTCACTATTTTCATTGAAGTGCAGCAACTACCAATAGGTGACACCATGCTCTCCTTACACAGCCATCTGCTGTGCTGTTTTATCTTCTGATGCTGACATCAATCAGAGCCATAGgacgtagctgaagcacagcagaCGGCTGTGTACGGGGAGGATGATGGCACCTGGTGATGCTTGCTGCATGTATAtccacttctgtaccagcagcctctgcactCTTAAGGacaagaggctgctggtacagtaaaacgcTGCTTCTCAACGAACCGCCGCCAAAATCCCCcattctgtccccgccgcaggctcctctctctgccatctctatgataggagagcgctgtgcaccggtcaggagccgctttcattggcttctgaccctgtcaatcaatgtaagccaatggaattggcttacagtgatgacagggccaggagccaatgaaaactgctcctgacctgctcagagCTCTGCCCTCATAGAGATGGCAGGGGCGGGCAAATtgtggcggggacagagcggcgagaTCAGTTTGGCGGGGACGCGCGGTCAATGACGTAGAGTATACgtccagtcagggctgcagcaccacctgctggatgtagattcgTACTGCAAAGGTCCAGGAAAGGTTATAGAATATCCATTGCATAGATGGATGCATAGACCTGAAGAGCAGAATGCCACCTTGGTAATttgtgtatatgttatggccaaaccagaaattggccaattctagaattggccggccgttttctAGAACCGGCCGATTTGACATTGGCCaaggtccaaaatgctgggaatttctgactttggccggccagttctagaaatggccaaagtcagtcggccaaagtccaaaacgaacAAAACCtagaacatcccgggtcctgtccagcaccatgaatggcactcggaacttctctctgctctgaaagtgatacaattcctgcaataaatttgcagggTGTCttcatcctgctttcttgggagcaaatttttaacatcctgtgcttttaaattaactGCACTGCTGTGGCAGTCACACCGGGTAGAGGTCAaactacagtggtgattagtcacagatgagggggggggggtgcatggctggtggcgctttgcatggctgggtgctttgcatgactGGAGGGGGGGTTTGCATGGCCTATCTTTGCTGGCTGCTTTGCatagctgggggtgctttgctgggcactatgcatggctggggggtctttgctggggggctctgcatggctggaaatgctttgctgtgcatggctgggggggggtctttgctgggggggggggggggctctgcatggctgggggtctttgctgggtgctttgcatgactggaggggggggggggttgcatggctggggggggaggggtctttgCTGGCTGCTTTGCATAgctggggggtgctttgctgggcactatgcatggctgggggtcttTGCttgggggctctgcatggctggaaatgctttgctgtgcatggctggggggggagggggtctttgcggggggggggggggggctctgcatggctggaggGGTGCTGGGTGCCTTTTAAgcttgggtgctttgctgggctggagtcTGCTGGGTTACTCTGACCTCCGAGCAGGGCAATCAGAGGCGGAGGGAGGCAGCGCGCACGCTACTCGCCCGGACTTATACACTTTATATGCGGAAGtgttcaatgatgtcacttctgcattgaaggTTTGTGTCCTGCGGGTCGCGTGAGCTGCCGCTCTCCGCCTCTCAGGTTGCCCTGATCAGAGGTTTGAGTAGCGGCAGCGGGGGGAGGAGCGATCGCCAGACTTCCTGGGGAGATGAGAGCAGCTGGctggcggcggggagcggtgagcaAAACTTCAGGACTTGCCGGCCACGTTAAgttacgcgttctggccggccaaagtccgatatGCATGCCCGTTCCGCACATTGGCCGCAGGAGGcagccacttcgcattctgaccggcttcgggttctggccgtaacatatacaagaaCTTCATTTACTCCTGTGATTTGGGCTCTGTTAGCAGATCAGTGTCTGTGCATAAAGGTTTTACAGTAAGTGCTTCTAGATCGGACAGGGAAATCCCACTCACAGACCTCTTATATTTTATAGCAGCTTGTACAGTCTGGATTTATAAGAATTTGGAGAAGTGAGTTAGTCTGTGGTTAGGCGAACAAAtccgtgaaaatggatctgatctgATCGTACCAGTCAATCGCATCCATTTGCCTTCCTCTGCTTTTTTTCTGATTCAACAGAGCCCCCCACCAgtaaagttaaaggggaactgaagtaagcggtatacgaaggctgccatatttccttttaatcaacaccagttgcctggcagccctgctggtctatttctctgcagtagtatctgaataacaccagaaacaagcatgcaggtagtcttgtcagatctgactttgaagtctgaaacgcctgatctgctgcatgcttgttggctGTGGCTAAtagaggccgaggatcagcagggctgccaggcaactggtattgcttaaaaggaaataaacatggcagcctccatatacctctctcttcagttcccctttaattttgATGGATAGAACGGTCAGTTTCTTCACTGGTGTGAAGAAATGTTccatttctcattgcccccaatgtagtgcttcagcttccgtttcactgggctcagcggtccagaAACATAGCTGCAGTAGAAAACTTGCTAATAATTCAGCGGATCGTGTGGAATGGATCCGTTTGCACGGACGGTTGTGAATGGATGCATAGGTCAACATTGGATCCCATTTGCATCTGTTCTGGGAacggagcttttttttttttttttttttttttggctaatGTGTTCtgtgcctaatgctgggaatacaccatgcggtTTTCCAGCAGACAGATAGATCGATCATGTTCGATCGTTTTTacagctcgatttctcatagaagtgaatggaaaaagataagaaaaaacgagcagaagataagagaatcgagtggcaaaatctaTCGAGCAGAAAAAAAAAGCGCATTTTGTATTCCCAGCAGAAGGCTTGACAGAATCGTGTTGTGATGGACCACataaccgtgtgtgtgtgtgtgtgtgtgtcctgaatGGTTGCCAGTAAGCAGTTGTGCAATCTTCGATCAATGAATGATTTGATCAAACTGATAGGGTCCTCCATTGATCAGGAATTCTTTTGTTGACTAGCCTGAAACCGTTTAAACAGTTTTCTTGATTGCCAAATGATCAGGTAATGACAATAAATATCTTAGTCCTCCAAATATTCTGTTGTGTGTTTGCAGGAGCAATAAATATAGCCATCCAGATTGTTCCCATATTGCAGCTTCTGTTGTCTTAGCATTCACGTCCATTTTTTCAATCTTTAAGAATATTGTTTAGCAAGCTCAATCTTTAGCTTATAGTATGTTTATGTTCAATGTTTTTTATCTCTTAAAGATCATTATACCTTAAAGGATTCCAGAGCCCAACGTTTTATGATTAAAAAAACACGTTGTGCTGGTGGGAGGGTGTCCTTTTTCTACTTACCGCTCCCTTTGTTCCAAGCTGCGTGGCGCCATTCTCCCATTTCAAAAGctgcacaactttttttttttaatcctagacggttgggctctggtatcttttaaaATGAGAAAACCATTTAATCGATGCTACACAGATCGCTTCGTAATTTGATCcttttaactacttgctgaccgcccactacctatggggcggcggcaaggtggctcccccaggactgtgTAACGCTGATTGGCGGCGGCACCTGTGGGACTAATTTCCCGGTGATCATGCGCATCCGCTGGCATTAGGCTCCGGCCACCCACGgcatcaacccgccggccaattggcagcgccggcgggttgtaaatACCCCGATCTCGCCGTTACTAaatgtataatacattttgttaagctaacaaagtgtattacacTGGCTGCCTCCttgcctggtggtcccagtgatcgagcgaccaccagggggaggaggCAGCTAAGTatgtacacacccacacacactgatcctgtccccctgatcgcccacagcacccctcggaccccctcagaccactgtttgcacccaatcacccccccccaaTCGACCATCAATCACTCCGTCACTGTCAATGCAATATTTTAGATTAGGCTCTAATcaaccccctgggggctcctgatcaccccccccccccccccccgtgtactgtatacatctattctcccctgtaatcacccctgtcaccacctgtcactgccacccatcagatcggaCCCTAACCTGCAAGGGCACCTGATCACCTGTCCACACCCTCAAATCGCCCGGAGACCCGCCCTCAAATCACCtcctaagtgcattgtttacatctgttctcccctctaatcacccactgatcacccatcaatcaccccgtcaccacctgtcactgctacccatcagatcagaccctaatctgccccttgtgggcacccaaacaccccgcccacgcccacaccctcagatcaccctcaccccccccctccctccccccccccccccccccgatcacctccccagtgcattgattgcatctatcctcccctcctaatcaccccttaAGACGCCTATCAATCACCTCTTTTCACCCCCTAGCACTTCTACccttcagatcaggccctaatctgccctctgcgggcttctgatcactcgcCCACATCACTATCCTAGtagtctaaaaacagtgatcagtgaaaactgtcacttttttttttaattttagtatcactagttaaGTTAGGCCAGTTATTTAGCTAGGGCCCTTTGTTGGGTAGTAGCATCAAttagcacccagcccaccacaacgcagtcactaattagttgctgattagcatcatcactgacgctaatcagcattgctactatatagtatctgtaagtgatcattactgatcgcagtcagatctatattagggtcactagaatacactaaaaacgcagtgtttgaccgatcagacctgatcgtttgCCTGcggttgcgttcagcccgccccaccgcagtgccaAAATTTATttgtctgatcactgcaaaaaacactgtacaatagctgtggcgctgtaaaagtacagttttgttttttgttttttttttgttttgttttttttcaatgcaaactcagtgaccacagctttctacttcacaagttctcccttttactaggtaggtgctctttttcctgggtagtctgagGAATACCCCctgaatttagcagtccaccatggcaaaaaaggggtattctgCTGAAGAGGCCGctgagattctggcccagtggggtgagcgcgattgggaagcctcatccgacgaatcatccgggtcagaatacaaaccggtgaacagcagtggctctctgaccgatagcaatgacgaggttgaggtcccggctagagccagggtgTACCAcatcccatgtcactggaccgcaggtggcgcaggatcagactcaagggcagcagagtggtgctagtgctgatccaagtttcttggtgaggcatgtacCAGCAGCGTagtatctcctggacctagcaccagtatcaccgtagaccctggtgaagtggcaagCACCAGCATgctagtagaaactggttcggtggcacgtgtattaagacccgagtcgcagccaccagcaaaacgggcccgtactacccataagTCTCCACAGAGGTGCTGGCC
Proteins encoded in this region:
- the SENP5 gene encoding sentrin-specific protease 5; this encodes MRANRKFLHRRGQFLDWSRSWSLCGKFSVLIKRQNVFLPRKLSKRRLNTVGQGRRIGSTSVKKIKKQLLKTNSLKNRNSRKLKTRKKTAGPPPTQSAKKVFRRNLKRNRKSFKCASDAETRTGKVLRTKKEASLKYDLRSRFIYNKSAASSTKKGFRRFKQKECHHSLAKKRCKRLALRKKSFGIFWLRKCCNLLMMPRKPSPFTGRNRLHSRKLGARKSLKILDLWLWLYKRFWKCRNNIKNKFETVFSYFKLNIRLPIKTVSRSYDMNNNTSGILCEIQPCTANACLREETVKLQRVETPFSNVTLHRTILKDSQQPLLCMGAQWSAGDPLHKKISDVPVINSYPDDMCMLLTEKEVSISSQEDGDVQGDQDINMMLLAPDKIKPCTSENADFQDSTEGMENGEDSCHMELDENSNSDVFNTKLLDHPYCKSPLQDASLEDGLDISAKQGLKNGQKIISNVTDEQLASCICGLLNETMKKYGSLIPLSEKEVLTRLKEAFNEDFSYRASFICKEIAKYRAKHSKTTGCSFRVLYNKHVLDLDDLATLDGQNWINDQVINMYGELIMDTVPDKVHFLNSFFHRQLMTKGYNGVKRWTKKVDVFKKIMLLIPIHLEVHWSLITVNIPKKLISFYDSQGIHFKFCVENIRKYLVTEAKEKGYPEFLDGWQTAVTKCIPQQKNDSDCGVFVLQYCKCLALEQPFQFSQEDMPRVRKRIYKELCECRLMD